In the Populus trichocarpa isolate Nisqually-1 chromosome 1, P.trichocarpa_v4.1, whole genome shotgun sequence genome, one interval contains:
- the LOC112324786 gene encoding berberine bridge enzyme-like 8, whose amino-acid sequence MLRSKMFALLSVFLLSISWEATSDLDHENFLHCLLNHSQPSYPISTAIYTPNNESYSSVLQSYIRNLRFNMSTTPKPLLILTALHESHVQAAISCAREHNLQMKIRSGGHDYEGVSYVSDVPFFVLDMFNLRSIDVDVASETAWIQVGATLGEVYYRVSEKSKAHGFPAGVCPTVGVGGHFGGGGYGNMMRKYGLSVDNIIDAKMVDVNGRLLDRKSMGEDLFWAITGGGGSSFGVVLAYKINIVRVPEVVTVFRVRRTVDQNATDIVEQWQQVAYNIDDDLFIRLTMDVVNSTTRIGEKTVRTTFRALFLGDSERLLSITNASFPKLGLLRSDCIEMSWLESVLFWTDFPLGTPTDALLSRTPQSLVHLKRKSDYVQKPIPRDGLEGIWKKMIELQVPQLTFNPYGGKMWEIPATERPFPHRAGNLWKIQYATNWNEGGQEEANYYIDLTRQLYSYMTPFVSKNPRQAFLNYRDLDLGINHNGKESYLEGRVYGIKYFQVNFNRLVKIKTKVDPGNFFRNEQSIPTFPYRKK is encoded by the coding sequence ATGTTAAGGTCTAAAATGTTCGCATTGCTTTCAGTGTTTCTCCTATCCATCTCATGGGAGGCGACTTCAGATTTAGATCATGAAAATTTTCTCCATTGTCTTTTAAACCATTCCCAACCCTCTTACCCAATCTCCACAGCAATTTACACTCCGAACAATGAGTCATACTCATCTGTCTTGCAATCTTATATTCGAAATCTTCGGTTCAACATGTCCACAACCCCGAAACCACTTCTTATTCTCACTGCATTGCATGAATCTCATGTGCAAGCTGCCATCAGTTGTGCTCGTGAACATAACTTGCAAATGAAAATTCGAAGTGGGGGTCATGACTATGAAGGTGTTTCTTATGTGTCAGATGTCCCATTCTTTGTCCTCGACATGTTCAACCTTCGATCAATTGATGTTGATGTAGCTAGTGAGACTGCTTGGATTCAAGTCGGAGCAACCCTAGGCGAAGTTTACTATAGAGTTTCTGAGAAAAGCAAAGCACATGGTTTTCCAGCTGGTGTTTGCCCTACAGTTGGTGTTGGTGGTCACTTCGGTGGTGGTGGATATGGCAACATGATGAGAAAATATGGCCTTTCCGTCGACAACATCATTGATGCGAAAATGGTTGATGTTAATGGAAGACTTCTTGACAGAAAATCTATGGGAGAAGATTTATTCTGGGCTATAACAGGTGGAGGAGGATCAAGCTTTGGAGTTGTTCTGGCATATAAAATTAACATCGTTCGTGTTCCTGAAGTTGTCACTGTTTTTCGGGTTCGAAGAACAGTCGACCAAAATGCAACAGATATTGTTGAACAGTGGCAACAAGTTGCATACAATATTGACGATGACCTTTTCATTAGACTTACCATGGACGTCGTAAACAGTACTACTCGAATCGGTGAAAAGACGGTGAGGACTACATTCCGAGCATTGTTTCTTGGAGACTCTGAAAGACTCCTTTCTATCACGAATGCAAGCTTCCCTAAACTGGGTTTGCTTCGGTCAGACTGCATCGAAATGAGTTGGCTTGAATCAGTCCTTTTCTGGACAGATTTCCCTCTTGGGACACCAACTGATGCTTTGCTAAGTAGAACTCCACAATCACTGGTTCACTTGAAAAGGAAATCAGATTATGTACAAAAGCCAATCCCAAGGGATGGTTTGGAGGGGATTTGGAAGAAAATGATTGAGCTACAAGTGCCGCAGCTTACTTTCAATCCTTATGGAGGAAAAATGTGGGAGATTCCAGCAACTGAAAGACCTTTCCCACATAGAGCTGGGAACTTATGGAAGATTCAGTATGCAACAAATTGGAATGAAGGCGGTCAAGAAGAAGCAAATTATTACATAGATTTGACAAGGCAACTCTATAGTTACATGACTCCCTTCGTGTCCAAGAATCCTAGGCAAGCATTCCTTAACTATAGAGACCTCGACTTGGGTATCAATCACAACGGCAAGGAAAGCTACTTGGAAGGAAGAGTTTATGGAATCAAGTATTTTCAGGTGAATTTCAACAGGTTGGTTAAAATCAAGACTAAGGTTGATCCAGGTAATTTCTTTAGGAATGAACAAAGTATCCCTACTTTTCCATATAGGAAGAagtag